A genomic stretch from Komagataeibacter xylinus includes:
- a CDS encoding MIP/aquaporin family protein codes for MNREFLGELISEALAVFIIIAFGDSVAAMYLLYDPSPYLQAYWGVCIVWGLGVTVAIYATGSVSGTHANPAVTLALATYRAFPWKKVVPYWLAQTVGGFLGAGLVYALYYPVINHFNDVHQLTRAGGGGAGVFFTAPGLGITVWHAFSDEIILTAILVFGIFAITEQYNEMAPGANFGALIIGFLVAAIGASMGYLEAWAINPARDLGPRLFAYMAGWHEAALPAAGHYWWVPVVGPLIGGLVGATAYEYLVFPFLPAQLRAQKARQSQIDAESVIIGE; via the coding sequence ATGAACAGGGAATTCCTGGGCGAGCTGATTTCTGAAGCGCTTGCCGTATTCATCATCATCGCCTTTGGCGATTCCGTAGCGGCGATGTATCTTCTCTATGATCCCAGTCCTTACCTGCAGGCCTACTGGGGAGTGTGCATTGTATGGGGGCTGGGAGTGACTGTTGCCATCTATGCCACCGGATCCGTATCGGGCACGCATGCCAACCCGGCAGTTACCCTTGCGCTGGCAACTTACCGCGCCTTTCCATGGAAAAAGGTGGTGCCCTACTGGCTTGCGCAGACCGTGGGCGGCTTTTTGGGGGCGGGGCTGGTTTACGCACTGTATTACCCCGTCATCAACCACTTCAATGATGTACACCAGCTTACCCGCGCGGGTGGTGGCGGGGCGGGCGTGTTCTTTACCGCACCCGGGCTGGGCATAACCGTATGGCATGCCTTCAGCGATGAAATCATCCTGACCGCCATACTGGTATTCGGCATCTTTGCCATTACCGAACAGTATAACGAAATGGCGCCGGGTGCCAATTTCGGTGCGCTGATCATAGGTTTTCTTGTCGCGGCCATTGGCGCTTCCATGGGGTATCTTGAAGCATGGGCCATCAACCCGGCCCGTGACCTTGGCCCGCGACTGTTCGCCTATATGGCCGGCTGGCACGAAGCCGCCCTTCCCGCAGCCGGGCATTACTGGTGGGTGCCCGTTGTCGGGCCGCTGATCGGGGGGCTGGTGGGGGCCACGGCCTATGAATATCTGGTATTCCCCTTCCTGCCCGCGCAACTGCGTGCACAGAAGGCACGGCAAAGCCAGATCGACGCGGAAAGCGTTATCATAGGGGAGTAG
- a CDS encoding ABC transporter permease → MSLETTFPTTPPTPPRLPPLRRLAARCMRNPLGGVIAALVLIFGVSCLLSPHFLTGFNMMIMARALAFIGLVTIGQSILMILGELDLSVGAIGGLAGITGGMLMVQAGLNPWLSLVLCLLLGTACGMLNGVLITQLRLHSLVLTIGMAGVYGGAILVATKGVAITGVPVDISFLGRGLVYGVPVPFIVLLACLGVVAFVMVRTPVGRYVYAIGSNPEAARMLGLRVDAIRIAAFATAGFLSALAGILMVARLGTAQPSIGDTWVLAPIAAAVIGGVATTGGLGSPVGAVLGAVIIGIIENIIVLFGISPYWQSVVSGGIVVLAISFDSLARRYLHREA, encoded by the coding sequence ATGTCGCTTGAAACCACATTCCCCACCACGCCGCCCACCCCGCCACGCCTGCCGCCCCTGCGCAGGCTGGCCGCACGCTGCATGCGCAACCCGCTCGGTGGCGTCATTGCGGCCCTTGTGCTGATTTTTGGCGTGTCATGCCTGCTGTCGCCGCATTTCCTGACCGGCTTCAACATGATGATCATGGCCCGCGCCCTGGCCTTTATCGGGCTGGTCACGATCGGGCAGTCGATCCTGATGATCCTCGGCGAACTCGATCTGTCCGTCGGGGCTATTGGCGGGCTTGCCGGGATTACGGGCGGCATGCTGATGGTGCAGGCGGGGCTGAACCCATGGCTGTCGCTGGTGCTGTGCCTGCTGCTGGGCACGGCGTGCGGCATGCTCAATGGCGTGCTGATCACGCAGTTGCGGCTGCATTCGCTGGTGCTGACCATCGGCATGGCGGGTGTGTATGGCGGCGCGATCCTGGTCGCGACCAAGGGGGTGGCGATTACCGGCGTGCCCGTTGACATTTCCTTTCTGGGCCGTGGGCTGGTTTATGGCGTGCCGGTGCCCTTCATTGTGCTGCTGGCCTGCCTGGGCGTGGTGGCCTTTGTCATGGTGCGCACGCCAGTCGGGCGGTACGTCTATGCCATTGGCAGCAACCCCGAGGCCGCCCGCATGCTGGGCCTGCGGGTGGACGCCATCCGTATCGCAGCCTTCGCCACGGCGGGTTTCCTGTCAGCCCTTGCCGGGATCCTGATGGTGGCGCGCCTGGGCACGGCGCAGCCCTCCATTGGTGATACGTGGGTGCTGGCCCCCATCGCAGCCGCCGTTATTGGCGGTGTCGCGACCACGGGCGGCCTGGGCAGCCCGGTGGGGGCGGTGCTGGGTGCCGTCATCATCGGCATTATCGAGAACATCATCGTGCTGTTTGGCATCTCGCCTTACTGGCAGTCGGTGGTCAGCGGCGGAATTGTGGTGCTGGCCATCTCCTTTGATTCTTTGGCGCGTCGCTACCTGCACCGTGAGGCATGA
- a CDS encoding dihydroxyacetone kinase family protein — MTRICGNASEFAQSALHGYSLVHRDIVRMVRGGVVRARPGRAGKVAVVVGGGSGHYPAFNGYVGTGFADAAVAGDIFASPSTQAIYSVARRAERGGGVILGFGNYAGDVLNFGIAAERLRREGIDTRLLATTDDVASAEVGDMARRRGIAGDMTVFRIVGAAAEAGLDLDAVEAVGQRANSQTRTFGVAFEGCTLPGEADLLFHVPKNRMALGLGVHGEPGIDEQDIPPPAQLAHVLFDRILAELPADAPRRVAIVLNGLGSTKHEELFVLWEALAPLLAQAGLSVIAPLVGEYVTSLDMAGCSLTMTWLDEELEHYWRAPVETAVLRHAGITGEPDATDSVMEDEPPVVYAQAGTPAGRRGGLCVAETMARLAQALAAAEGELGRIDAVAGDGDHGQGMARGSAAARQAARQAAQARAGAATVLAAAADAWADRAGGTSGALWGEGLRAFSTALDDVSVPDAPQLVHGARYAMERIMQLGRARVGDKTLMDALVPFVEALERECDRGCALRDAWQAAADAAQKAADGTRDLLPRMGRARTHGTRSLGHPDAGALSLALCLRVVGEGMPSVEPVPVSMLLMEHMNGENPALDAFRS; from the coding sequence ATGACCAGAATTTGCGGCAATGCTTCCGAATTCGCCCAGTCCGCGTTGCATGGCTACAGCCTTGTCCACCGTGACATCGTGCGCATGGTGCGCGGTGGGGTCGTGCGGGCCAGACCCGGCCGGGCGGGCAAGGTAGCGGTGGTTGTGGGGGGAGGCTCAGGTCACTACCCCGCCTTCAATGGCTATGTCGGCACCGGCTTTGCCGATGCGGCAGTGGCGGGGGACATCTTTGCCTCGCCATCCACACAGGCCATCTATTCCGTGGCGCGCAGGGCCGAGCGCGGCGGGGGCGTGATCCTGGGATTCGGGAATTATGCGGGCGATGTGCTGAACTTTGGCATTGCGGCGGAGCGCCTGCGCCGTGAAGGGATCGACACCCGCCTGCTGGCCACGACCGATGACGTGGCCAGCGCCGAGGTGGGTGACATGGCCCGCCGGCGCGGCATTGCAGGCGACATGACGGTGTTCCGGATTGTTGGCGCCGCAGCGGAAGCCGGACTGGACCTTGATGCCGTCGAGGCAGTAGGCCAGCGCGCCAACAGCCAGACCCGCACCTTTGGCGTGGCGTTTGAAGGCTGCACCCTGCCTGGTGAGGCAGACCTGCTGTTCCATGTGCCCAAAAACCGCATGGCGCTTGGCCTTGGCGTGCATGGTGAGCCGGGCATAGATGAACAGGACATTCCGCCACCCGCGCAACTGGCGCATGTGCTGTTTGACCGTATTCTGGCGGAACTGCCTGCTGACGCCCCCCGCCGGGTTGCAATCGTGCTCAACGGACTGGGCAGCACCAAGCATGAGGAACTGTTTGTGTTGTGGGAAGCGCTCGCCCCCCTGCTCGCGCAGGCAGGCCTGAGCGTTATTGCGCCACTGGTGGGTGAATATGTGACCAGTCTTGATATGGCGGGCTGTTCCCTGACCATGACATGGCTGGATGAGGAACTGGAGCACTACTGGCGCGCGCCGGTCGAGACGGCAGTCCTGCGCCATGCGGGCATTACGGGTGAGCCCGATGCAACTGACAGCGTGATGGAGGATGAGCCTCCTGTCGTGTATGCGCAGGCTGGAACCCCGGCGGGCCGGCGTGGCGGCCTGTGCGTGGCGGAAACCATGGCGCGGCTGGCACAGGCGCTGGCTGCGGCAGAGGGTGAACTGGGCCGTATTGATGCCGTGGCCGGAGATGGCGATCACGGGCAGGGCATGGCCCGCGGGTCGGCAGCGGCCCGTCAGGCGGCCCGTCAGGCAGCACAGGCCCGCGCGGGGGCCGCGACCGTACTGGCGGCGGCGGCGGATGCATGGGCCGACCGCGCGGGCGGCACATCAGGCGCCCTGTGGGGGGAAGGCCTGCGTGCCTTCAGCACGGCGCTGGATGATGTATCGGTGCCCGATGCACCGCAACTGGTTCACGGCGCCCGGTACGCGATGGAACGCATCATGCAACTGGGGCGGGCGCGGGTTGGCGACAAGACGCTCATGGACGCGCTGGTCCCCTTTGTCGAAGCGCTGGAACGTGAGTGCGACCGTGGGTGCGCCCTGCGCGATGCATGGCAGGCGGCAGCGGATGCAGCGCAGAAGGCGGCCGACGGCACGCGTGACCTGCTGCCGCGCATGGGGCGCGCCCGCACCCATGGCACGCGCAGCCTGGGCCATCCAGATGCCGGGGCCCTGTCGCTGGCATTATGCCTGCGCGTGGTAGGGGAAGGCATGCCTTCGGTCGAACCTGTGCCTGTATCAATGCTACTCATGGAGCACATGAACGGGGAAAATCCGGCATTGGACGCGTTTCGTTCCTGA